The genomic stretch TGAACAGTATCGCCGACTTCAACCAGCTTGTTTGTAATCACACCATCAAAAGGTGCCAGTGATTTTGTATCGCGAATTTTTGCATCAAGTTCAGCTAGCCCTGCCTGGGCCTCAAGAAAACCAGCATAGGCCTGATTCATACCTGTGCCACGTTGAATAAGATCGGATTGACGTACAAGCCCCGGGTTACCACTGTCGAACATACTGGCAAAATTTTTGGTGAACATATTGTCAAACAAGCCAGGTATTGCCATGCCAGGCGCACGTGTCACATCTCTGCTTTGTGGTGCCCAGAGCTCCCGGTTATATTGTGCGCGGGCATTGCGTAGCGCACTGTTAGCACTGTAGATACGTGATTGTATTGCCTGGCGTTTGGCCTGTAACTCATCGTCGTCAAGTGCTACCAGCAAAGCATTCTTGGTAAAACTGTCGCCTTCTGAGCCGCTAATAAAAGTAACCCGACCTGGCATTTGAGCATTCAGGACAACTTCCTTATAGGGGATAACCGTGCCGCCCAGAACCGATGAACTGCCCACAAGCTGTTGCTCAACATCCACGATTCTCCAGGCATTTGCAACCGGGAATGCAAGCGTAAGACAAAGTGCTGCTATAAATTGCAAGAACCTGAATTTACTTTTCTGCGGCGGGAGACCTGCCCGATATACTGCCATGGATATTCCTCTTTTCTGGGGTTCCCGATGTGCGCACCCGGCCTGGTAAGACCCCGGCAAGCACAATCATTACATTCAATTGTTTAAAGCTTTAAATAACGCACGGCATCTTCGTCCACTGTCCACAGCAGTCGCTGAAATTCGAAGGCCTGCGAAATCAGGGGTAAAACTCTGTCATCTCCACTCAATTAGAGACATCCGACATTAACATATCTTACAATCTGAAACATGCCAGGAGCATACTTTCTTCGCGTTTTGCGTAGCCAGAGCTACATAGAATTTTTACTAGCCTGTCTGATTCTCTGATTTTCTTCATACAACACCTCTTCTTCAGGGAATATTTCTCTCAGATCGGCCATACTCAGCGTTGTACCTTTTTCGTCAAATGCGGCCCAAACCTTCTGCCATCTGACATCATCAAACCAGAAGCCTTTCGGTAACACACAAACCAGCTCCTGATTAAAATCGGTAATCACTTTCGGCTCAATCAATCTACCCGCCATTTCTTGACAGCTCCTGGTAGCGTATCCAGTGATAAATATCGCGGGCGAGGCGATCCGGTGCCTCAATCTGCAGCGCGTGCTTCGCCCCATCTACATATTGAACATCAAATGAGGGCTGGCGACCCTTTTCGAGCAGGGTAATCAGGCCATTTTCATCAACAAGAGGATCAGGTCTTGCCAGAAAGAGCTGTACCGGCTGTCTGATACGCTTGATATACTTTTTAATAAATTCACTCATGCGCATGCTTTGCCTGAGAAAATTCTCATCCAGTTTTTTTAATCGTGACTTATCCGTTGCCAGGGCTGCCTGAATTTTGCTGCTCGTGACATAAAGCTCAGGGTCGAACTCGGCGGCCATATCCCGCTCGCTCAGGTCCGACATCCCAGCCAGGGATTTGACTTTTTGTGTCAGACTGGTGCCTGGTCTTATTAACCGTGGGCTGATTAATACCAGACCTCTGCTTTGTCCTTGATAGGCAATACCATAGGCAAGCGCAAGCCTTGCACCCCAGTCATAGCCAACAATGTAGACCGACTGGTAATAGGCCCTTAATGGCTTTAAAAAGGAATGAACGTCGCTGACGTAATCTTCGAACTGCACAGGCTTACCGTTGACCTTGCGGGAGCTTTTGCTGCTGTAGCCACTACCACGACGATCCAGAGCGAATACATCGTAACCCCGCTCTACAAGTTTTTCTGACAGGGCACGGCCCCAGCCTGCATGCCCTTCCAGTCCATGTAGATAAATTACAGCAACCCGCTGCTTGCCACCGCGACGATATCCTGTAAAGGCCTGGAGAGAACCATCACTGGCATGGAATTCCCGCTGTTCAGGAAATTCCCTGGGGATGCTTGAGAGATACTTGCCGAGATCGTAATCAACCTGTCGCGGCTGTGACACCTGTGAATCTGACTGGCAGCCCGCTAAAGCGACAACAAGCACCGCTAACAAAATACCAGTCAAATATTTCAACCGGGTGAACTGCATATACAACTAAAGGGTACCTCTAAAATCAAACTTTACCATAATCAGCTATACCCGGGTTACCCTTGACACCGACCAGCTTAGGTATATTCATTTTCTTTATCTTGACGGTTTTTTTGTCTAAAAGATAGGCAGAAACGACATCCCAGATTGGCTTGCCGTCAGGTATCGAATTGACCGCTGCCCAGCCGGATACCATATATTTCTTGGACGCTTCGAGCTTCTTGCCATTATCGAGCCGCACATCTGTTACCCGACTACCAATTTTTTTATTGGGTGCCAGTGTATAGTCAATACCCCCCACACGAACCATGTCACCACCCTGCTGGTAGTAAGGGTCTTTGTTAAACAGGTTGTCTGCGATATCCTCAAGGATGATCTTGATATCCCCACCCATCATCTCACGACGATAAGTGTTTGGATAGGTAATACTGGTCTGATCCATGACATTCTCAAAAGTAATGCTCTGGCCACCTAGCACGGTAGTACCCCAGCGGAAACCCGGAGACAGCGAGATTTCTGCATCATTCACCTCGCGCAGGGCATCACAAATGACCTGGTCGAAAGTACCGTTGAAATTACCACGGCGATACAGGGTCTGGTCGGCAACCGCCAGCTTCTTACGCAATTTTTTGCGATAAGGCGCGCGAACTTTCTCAATGTACCTGAACATTTCAGCATCGGCGTCCAGTAGATTCGAAAATACCGGCATCAGACGGTAACGAAATCCCTGTACCTTGCCCTTTCGTACATCGAGATCCATGACACCAAGAAATTTACCGTTTGAACCCGCATTGGTAACCAGCGTTTTACCGCCCGAGTTCTTGACTACCGTTGGCCTGGGCACACCATCATGCGTGTGGCCACCAAAAATAACGTCAATGCCAGTGACTCGTGAGGCCATTTTTAAATCCACGTCCATGCCATTATGCGAGATTACAACAACAACGGCTGGTTTTTCCTTCGAACGAACCTGATCCACCACTTCCTGCATTGATTCTTCATTAATACCAAAAGTCCAGTCCGGGATAAACCGTTTTGGATTAGCAATCGGTGTATAGGGGAAGGCCTGGCCGATGACAGCCACTTTGACACCATTAACATTTTTTATGACATAAGGCTTGAAGGCGTTTCCGGTTTCTTCGTTAAAATCTTTAAAATCTGCGAATTTATAATCAAACAGGACGTCTTCCTTAACATGAACGTTCTGTGCGACGAAATCACCTTTGAAATCGCCCACATTTGCGATCATTTCCGTATCCGGGTATGTGAACTCCCAATGCCCTGTCATGACATCAACACCAAGTAAATTGGTAGCACCCACCATATCCTTGCCCTGCGTCCAGTAGGCAGTGGCAGAGCCCTGCCAGGTATCACCACCATCAAGCAGCAGACAATTCTTGTCTCCTCGATCAGCACGCACCTTCTTTATCAGAGTAGCCAGGTGGGCAAAACCACCCACTTTGCCATAGGTTCTGGCTGCCTTGCCATAGCCCAGGTAAGTAAATGCATGGGCTTCGATGGTTCCAGGTTTGATCTTGAAATGATCGAGAAATTTTTTGCCGACGATATGTGGCGGCTTACCGAAGGCGCCACCCACGCCGAGATTGACATTCGGCTCACGAAAATAAATTGGATTGAGCTGGGCATGACAATCAGTCATATGAATCAGGCAGACATTGCCAAATTTTTTCTGATCATACATGGCTGCGGGATTGCGAGCGGCCAGGGCATTGGTTGGTAGCATGCCTGATGCACTGGCAATACCAATCAACTGGACAAATTCTCTGCGTGAAAGATTCATTTATTCTCCTCCGAATGTTTTGAGTACATCAGCTATCGACATTGCGATCTAATATCGAGTTATTTTCA from bacterium BMS3Abin11 encodes the following:
- the yfkN gene encoding trifunctional nucleotide phosphoesterase protein YfkN precursor, which produces MNLSRREFVQLIGIASASGMLPTNALAARNPAAMYDQKKFGNVCLIHMTDCHAQLNPIYFREPNVNLGVGGAFGKPPHIVGKKFLDHFKIKPGTIEAHAFTYLGYGKAARTYGKVGGFAHLATLIKKVRADRGDKNCLLLDGGDTWQGSATAYWTQGKDMVGATNLLGVDVMTGHWEFTYPDTEMIANVGDFKGDFVAQNVHVKEDVLFDYKFADFKDFNEETGNAFKPYVIKNVNGVKVAVIGQAFPYTPIANPKRFIPDWTFGINEESMQEVVDQVRSKEKPAVVVVISHNGMDVDLKMASRVTGIDVIFGGHTHDGVPRPTVVKNSGGKTLVTNAGSNGKFLGVMDLDVRKGKVQGFRYRLMPVFSNLLDADAEMFRYIEKVRAPYRKKLRKKLAVADQTLYRRGNFNGTFDQVICDALREVNDAEISLSPGFRWGTTVLGGQSITFENVMDQTSITYPNTYRREMMGGDIKIILEDIADNLFNKDPYYQQGGDMVRVGGIDYTLAPNKKIGSRVTDVRLDNGKKLEASKKYMVSGWAAVNSIPDGKPIWDVVSAYLLDKKTVKIKKMNIPKLVGVKGNPGIADYGKV
- the fpaP gene encoding proline iminopeptidase; the protein is MYMQFTRLKYLTGILLAVLVVALAGCQSDSQVSQPRQVDYDLGKYLSSIPREFPEQREFHASDGSLQAFTGYRRGGKQRVAVIYLHGLEGHAGWGRALSEKLVERGYDVFALDRRGSGYSSKSSRKVNGKPVQFEDYVSDVHSFLKPLRAYYQSVYIVGYDWGARLALAYGIAYQGQSRGLVLISPRLIRPGTSLTQKVKSLAGMSDLSERDMAAEFDPELYVTSSKIQAALATDKSRLKKLDENFLRQSMRMSEFIKKYIKRIRQPVQLFLARPDPLVDENGLITLLEKGRQPSFDVQYVDGAKHALQIEAPDRLARDIYHWIRYQELSRNGG
- the mdtE gene encoding multidrug resistance protein MdtE precursor, which encodes MAVYRAGLPPQKSKFRFLQFIAALCLTLAFPVANAWRIVDVEQQLVGSSSVLGGTVIPYKEVVLNAQMPGRVTFISGSEGDSFTKNALLVALDDDELQAKRQAIQSRIYSANSALRNARAQYNRELWAPQSRDVTRAPGMAIPGLFDNMFTKNFASMFDSGNPGLVRQSDLIQRGTGMNQAYAGFLEAQAGLAELDAKIRDTKSLAPFDGVITNKLVEVGDTVQPGQPLLKFAHIKYLRVKVDVPVRLVKNLKLKQMVPVRLDGSNKDIMARVSRIYPVADPSRHTVKIKLDLPVDVVAGPGMYVRVKVPTIDMDQAVEAPVVPETAILHRGSLPSIFILNKQGVAEMRIVRTGERTGKGMVVISSGLSGNERIIDNPPPGIVSGWQPKKSK